One genomic window of Caldivirga maquilingensis IC-167 includes the following:
- a CDS encoding RNA-guided endonuclease TnpB family protein, with protein METRDRTHREVRSIDGGIATLSVKIRPSGLGLPLLVERYMNAKRLVLKWLFESRINPNEKGVLSMVHNNMYRVLREKFSLNSRLAEDCYRDALALYKAWYNNPRKGRYPVLRNVSLWLTSRYSFSLDLEKMKCTILGKHVEVTGYPHNIGFYRGWFVKEARLVKRSGEWFLKVIVSKEKKRRGRRGEGDGFTPTGLVAVDINMSGVVVGSDDEHYVRIPTRLEDAHHYKALAELLQRKYPKRWRESRRILNRIRHFHNHAGNILNDSARKTGKLVVDIAEGMNANVIVLENLNNMITCVEKLGKAYRDKLYLMQYRRIQYWIEWQALKRGLKVIYVNPAYTSTQCPKCGVEMREVRHRWFKCLKCGYENDRDIIAIINLYIRGRGSLTLSTAPQVRDVNPNQWGEPPTL; from the coding sequence ATGGAGACTCGAGACCGAACGCACCGTGAGGTGCGTTCCATCGATGGGGGAATCGCGACACTTAGTGTGAAGATTCGCCCATCGGGTCTCGGGCTCCCTCTCCTTGTTGAAAGGTACATGAATGCGAAGAGGCTTGTTCTTAAATGGTTATTTGAAAGTAGGATAAATCCCAATGAGAAGGGGGTCTTGTCTATGGTGCACAATAACATGTATAGGGTGTTAAGGGAGAAATTTAGTTTGAATTCAAGACTAGCGGAAGATTGCTATAGGGATGCGTTAGCACTGTATAAGGCATGGTACAATAACCCTAGGAAGGGGAGATACCCAGTGCTAAGGAATGTGTCATTGTGGCTAACTTCAAGATACTCCTTCAGCTTAGATCTAGAGAAAATGAAGTGTACGATACTGGGTAAGCATGTGGAGGTTACTGGTTACCCGCATAACATAGGCTTCTATAGGGGATGGTTTGTTAAGGAGGCTAGACTGGTTAAGAGGAGTGGGGAGTGGTTTCTGAAGGTAATTGTGAGCAAGGAAAAGAAGAGGAGGGGTAGGAGGGGGGAAGGAGATGGTTTTACCCCAACTGGTTTAGTGGCTGTGGATATTAATATGAGTGGGGTTGTTGTGGGTAGTGATGATGAGCATTACGTGAGGATTCCCACTAGGCTAGAGGATGCTCACCACTATAAGGCTCTGGCTGAGTTACTGCAAAGGAAGTATCCTAAGCGGTGGAGGGAGAGTAGAAGGATTCTAAATAGGATTCGCCACTTCCATAATCATGCAGGAAACATTCTTAATGATTCCGCAAGGAAGACTGGTAAATTGGTTGTGGATATTGCTGAGGGTATGAATGCTAACGTCATAGTACTGGAGAACTTGAATAATATGATTACCTGTGTGGAAAAGTTAGGGAAAGCATATAGAGACAAGTTATATCTTATGCAGTATAGAAGGATTCAATACTGGATTGAGTGGCAGGCATTGAAGCGTGGTCTTAAGGTCATCTACGTTAACCCCGCATATACATCAACCCAATGCCCAAAATGCGGTGTAGAGATGAGGGAGGTTAGGCATAGGTGGTTCAAATGCCTTAAGTGTGGTTATGAGAATGACCGTGACATCATTGCAATCATTAACCTCTATATACGTGGGAGGGGGTCTCTGACCCTCTCGACTGCCCCCCAAGTGAGAGATGTAAACCCGAATCAATGGGGGGAACCTCCCACCCTTTAG
- a CDS encoding Eco57I restriction-modification methylase domain-containing protein, with amino-acid sequence MAAQPQISIDDVLNCFLQGIREANNEEELRIRISRCIEDMILEPLGITQYGGRYEYTLVSGARVDALYGHVIIEYKAPGRLSTNTDITKAKDQVINYIKTEAASKAEWDRYLGIIISDRIAFVRYYKPQDTWILRGPYNITRESIIKIIEALRGLRRKALSVDNLLRDFGSQSELAGRVIRALYRRLIETGNPRTRVLFEDWMRLFRQATGYRPEELEELPTLAQEYGLADNVNFDALIFAIQTYYAFILKLLAAEVVYLYGGGRFYISYIADLDDAYTRGSVNALRDELRELESGGIFRHFGYENFLEGDYFSWYLEELDGELAGALAEVIRRLSDYEPATPQLEPEYARDLLKRLYQELMPRDIRHNLGEYYTPDWLADFLLDEVGLSLGNLMEMGKEDSLKPLQQLRVLDPACGSGTFLVRYIARLRAYAREYFLEDVLVDYVLQNVVGYDLNPLAVLTARTNYLLMIADLPKKGTIEIPIYMADSLMVERRSTLMGDVYALRTTAGEFRIPANIIEKNLLPDILHEVTDALRNRYKPEEFKARLQYRFKELGENELSVLLDFYSTLLKLEEEGKDDVWVSIIRNAFAPILRGKFDYIVGNPPWVNWENLPEDFRELSNDLWQHYGLAEIRGKMGLGKVKRDLAMLFMARCFDLYLKPGGKHAFLMPFTVFKTQAGSGFRRFLATKTRVHVVHDMVTLYPFEGAVNRVSAIVVEKPETGNATGNKGGVRHIIWVNRTGKPIPTDAHLEDVLKVTERFEAIMAPVVERDPSSPWMQVTSKVLPYIRKITSGTSPYEAHAGVYTALNQVYFIQIKQRLPDGKLLIINPPEPGQKKRVKQVEVTIEPDLVYPLIRGRDVKRWYVDYKERYIILPTDEQGNMIKHYEMKIKYPNTYRYFYEFFRDLVNRGGEPYKSKLEPYRRLPLEVAEKSAPPFYWVFNVEPSLVPYKVVWSRIAGGISGKAVSFSCAVVEPIEIKDLGKKPVIPDDGTILIDLKDPKEAYYIAGVLNSIIVRTTIAAYTYELRQETHIVDFIRIPRYDPNNELHGRISELSRRAHEIARCIHASAKPEYCGFIRDPEGGLRKIEDELDRAVAQLYGIPEDALEEFRKLLGVLSGESVPEEEESVVGVVRPSVEFLKVNVVAGQTDYLEVNIVTAGLCDKAVLILKWPWGTQTLNLDDGRHRIEVKVPEGVYEVAYSFKCSGYEYDGSVKVTASSKVPEGPRRSRTLRLG; translated from the coding sequence ATGGCTGCTCAACCTCAAATAAGCATTGATGATGTTTTAAACTGTTTTCTACAAGGCATTAGGGAGGCTAATAATGAGGAAGAGTTGAGGATCAGGATATCCAGGTGCATAGAGGATATGATCCTCGAGCCACTCGGCATAACACAGTACGGTGGTCGCTATGAGTACACCCTAGTCTCTGGGGCTAGGGTGGATGCCCTCTACGGACACGTAATCATAGAATATAAAGCCCCAGGCAGACTCTCAACAAACACCGACATAACCAAGGCCAAGGACCAAGTCATAAACTACATTAAAACCGAGGCCGCCTCAAAAGCTGAGTGGGATAGGTATCTGGGTATTATAATCAGTGATAGAATAGCCTTCGTGAGGTACTACAAACCGCAGGATACCTGGATCCTAAGGGGCCCGTATAACATTACCAGGGAGAGCATTATAAAGATTATTGAGGCCCTGAGGGGGCTAAGGAGGAAGGCGCTCAGTGTGGATAACCTCTTGAGGGACTTCGGCTCCCAGTCGGAACTTGCTGGGAGAGTTATTAGGGCGTTGTACAGGAGGCTCATTGAGACTGGGAACCCGAGGACTAGGGTGTTGTTTGAGGATTGGATGAGGCTCTTCAGACAAGCAACAGGTTATAGGCCTGAGGAGCTTGAGGAATTACCCACGTTGGCTCAGGAGTACGGGTTAGCCGATAATGTGAACTTCGATGCATTAATATTCGCAATACAAACATACTACGCCTTCATACTAAAGCTCCTCGCCGCGGAGGTTGTTTACCTATACGGCGGTGGTAGGTTTTACATATCCTACATAGCCGATCTCGATGACGCATACACAAGGGGCAGTGTCAACGCCCTAAGGGATGAGCTTAGGGAGTTGGAAAGCGGTGGCATTTTTAGGCACTTCGGCTATGAGAATTTCCTAGAGGGTGATTACTTCTCCTGGTACCTGGAGGAGCTTGATGGGGAGCTTGCTGGGGCGCTGGCTGAGGTGATCAGGAGACTCTCGGACTACGAGCCGGCAACGCCTCAATTAGAGCCCGAGTACGCTAGGGACCTACTCAAGAGACTTTACCAGGAATTAATGCCCCGCGACATAAGGCATAATCTTGGCGAGTACTACACGCCTGACTGGCTCGCTGACTTCCTACTCGATGAGGTGGGGCTTAGCCTAGGGAACCTCATGGAGATGGGTAAGGAGGACTCACTGAAGCCACTGCAGCAACTGAGGGTTCTGGACCCGGCATGTGGCTCGGGCACCTTCCTAGTGAGGTACATAGCGAGGCTTAGGGCTTATGCCAGGGAGTACTTCCTGGAGGATGTACTCGTGGACTACGTACTACAGAACGTGGTTGGCTATGACCTAAACCCACTGGCGGTACTCACCGCCAGAACAAACTACCTACTCATGATTGCGGACTTGCCAAAGAAGGGAACAATAGAGATACCGATTTACATGGCTGACTCATTGATGGTTGAGAGGAGATCCACACTAATGGGTGATGTTTATGCGCTGAGGACAACGGCTGGGGAGTTCAGGATACCGGCAAACATCATCGAGAAGAACCTACTGCCGGATATACTCCACGAGGTGACTGACGCATTGAGGAACAGGTACAAGCCGGAGGAGTTCAAAGCAAGACTACAGTACAGATTCAAGGAGTTGGGAGAAAACGAGCTCAGCGTCCTGTTGGATTTCTACAGCACACTCCTAAAGCTGGAGGAGGAGGGTAAGGACGATGTGTGGGTATCCATAATAAGGAACGCCTTCGCACCAATACTGAGGGGCAAGTTCGACTACATTGTGGGTAACCCACCATGGGTTAATTGGGAAAACCTGCCGGAGGACTTCAGGGAGTTGTCCAATGACTTGTGGCAGCACTATGGGCTGGCCGAGATTAGGGGGAAGATGGGGTTGGGTAAGGTTAAGAGGGACTTGGCGATGCTCTTCATGGCCAGGTGCTTCGACCTATACCTAAAACCCGGCGGTAAGCACGCATTCCTAATGCCATTCACAGTATTCAAGACACAGGCTGGTTCAGGGTTCAGGAGGTTCCTAGCCACAAAAACCAGGGTGCACGTTGTACATGACATGGTAACTCTGTACCCATTCGAGGGGGCCGTGAACAGGGTCTCGGCAATAGTTGTTGAGAAACCCGAGACGGGCAACGCTACGGGGAACAAGGGTGGGGTTAGGCACATCATATGGGTTAACAGAACAGGGAAGCCCATACCCACCGATGCGCACTTAGAGGATGTCCTCAAAGTTACGGAGAGGTTCGAGGCCATAATGGCACCCGTAGTGGAGAGGGACCCGTCAAGCCCCTGGATGCAGGTAACAAGTAAAGTACTACCCTACATTAGGAAGATAACCTCCGGGACCTCACCATACGAGGCACATGCAGGCGTTTATACAGCTCTAAACCAGGTATACTTCATACAGATCAAGCAGAGACTCCCAGACGGTAAGCTACTAATCATCAACCCGCCGGAGCCTGGGCAGAAGAAGAGGGTTAAGCAGGTCGAGGTGACTATAGAGCCTGACCTGGTCTACCCGCTCATTAGGGGTAGGGACGTCAAGAGGTGGTACGTAGACTACAAGGAGAGGTATATCATTCTTCCTACAGATGAGCAGGGAAATATGATTAAGCATTATGAAATGAAGATAAAGTACCCCAATACGTATAGATACTTCTATGAGTTCTTCAGGGATCTAGTGAATAGGGGTGGTGAGCCCTACAAAAGTAAGTTAGAACCTTATAGGAGGTTACCACTTGAGGTGGCGGAAAAAAGCGCACCGCCGTTTTACTGGGTGTTCAACGTAGAGCCTAGCCTAGTTCCCTACAAGGTAGTGTGGAGTAGAATTGCCGGGGGCATTAGTGGTAAGGCTGTTAGTTTTTCATGTGCTGTAGTAGAACCCATAGAGATAAAGGATCTAGGTAAAAAGCCTGTGATACCTGATGATGGAACTATACTAATAGATCTCAAAGATCCGAAGGAGGCCTACTATATTGCTGGCGTCCTTAATTCAATTATCGTAAGGACAACAATAGCAGCATATACATACGAGTTGAGACAGGAAACGCATATAGTCGATTTTATAAGAATTCCTCGTTATGATCCTAATAATGAATTGCATGGGAGGATTTCCGAGCTCTCCAGGAGGGCTCACGAGATTGCCAGGTGTATCCACGCCAGTGCCAAGCCCGAGTACTGTGGGTTCATTAGGGACCCCGAGGGTGGGCTCAGGAAGATTGAGGATGAGCTTGATAGGGCCGTGGCTCAGCTCTACGGCATACCCGAAGATGCCCTGGAGGAGTTCAGGAAGTTACTGGGTGTGTTGTCTGGCGAGAGCGTTCCAGAAGAGGAAGAGAGTGTTGTGGGGGTTGTTAGGCCCTCGGTGGAGTTTCTCAAGGTCAATGTTGTTGCTGGGCAGACTGATTACCTGGAGGTTAATATTGTGACTGCGGGGCTTTGTGATAAGGCCGTACTCATTCTTAAGTGGCCCTGGGGCACGCAGACGCTGAACCTTGATGATGGTAGGCATAGGATTGAGGTTAAGGTCCCTGAGGGGGTTTATGAGGTTGCGTATAGTTTTAAGTGCTCTGGTTATGAGTATGATGGTAGTGTTAAGGTAACGGCATCCTCCAAGGTGCCGGAGGGGCCTAGGAGGTCCAGGACTCTTAGACTTGGGTGA
- the brxL gene encoding BREX system Lon protease-like protein BrxL codes for MGDLYVKIRRAFGDYAVDKSLLHETEISRLPGFVAEYLITEFAMEYPNDWQTRLREFITQHYFETSEKEYLKHRLIEERRIKIIDELRVWVDLESGEHRGVIQSIGESDIRVPPDIASNYPMTMITGMWGLIELEYSPETAKRDINGELIENPVIVTDFTPFQAPTSDPKILAEARGYFTFEEWLDVLINTIGYNHNAYPGIRRKLVLLSRLLPLVEENLHIVEFGPKATGKTYVFRNVSRYTRIIVGGMISPAALFYNLRNGMPGEIAIRDSVVFDEISKVRFPNPDEIVAKLKDFMESSQYERGKQRVASGSSIVMLGNVEVEEREGAYVPVEDLTYILPKPMRDSALIDRVRGLIPGWELPKIGMVKYHLSQGYGIALDYFSEALHTMRKETLVGEVSKHIELMGEVTIRDEKAIKKMLSAFIKLLFPNLEFDKRELDIVTGHVVELRQRIRDWMHKLSPSEFQREELSYIVKG; via the coding sequence ATGGGTGATCTTTATGTTAAGATTAGGAGGGCTTTTGGGGATTATGCTGTGGATAAAAGCCTACTTCATGAGACGGAGATATCTAGGTTGCCGGGTTTTGTTGCTGAGTATCTCATAACGGAGTTTGCGATGGAGTATCCCAATGATTGGCAGACGAGGCTTAGGGAGTTCATTACACAGCATTATTTTGAGACCAGTGAAAAGGAGTACCTTAAGCATAGGCTTATTGAGGAGAGGCGCATTAAGATTATAGATGAGTTAAGGGTTTGGGTGGATTTGGAGAGTGGTGAACATAGGGGTGTAATTCAATCCATTGGTGAGAGCGACATAAGAGTCCCACCGGATATAGCCAGTAATTATCCCATGACCATGATTACAGGGATGTGGGGTCTCATTGAGCTTGAATACTCACCTGAAACCGCTAAGAGGGATATTAACGGAGAGCTTATAGAAAATCCAGTCATTGTGACTGATTTCACACCATTCCAGGCACCCACCTCGGATCCCAAGATACTTGCTGAGGCCCGAGGTTACTTTACCTTTGAGGAGTGGCTTGATGTTCTCATAAACACCATTGGTTATAATCACAATGCTTACCCGGGTATTAGGAGGAAGCTTGTCCTCCTCTCAAGGCTCTTACCGCTGGTGGAGGAGAATTTGCACATTGTAGAGTTTGGGCCTAAGGCCACTGGTAAGACTTACGTGTTTAGGAATGTGAGTAGGTATACGAGGATTATCGTGGGTGGTATGATAAGCCCAGCAGCCTTGTTCTACAACCTCAGGAATGGTATGCCGGGCGAGATAGCCATTAGGGATTCTGTGGTATTCGATGAGATATCCAAGGTCAGATTCCCCAACCCTGATGAGATAGTTGCTAAACTCAAGGACTTCATGGAGAGTAGTCAGTATGAGAGGGGTAAGCAGAGAGTTGCATCTGGTTCTTCTATAGTTATGCTTGGGAATGTAGAGGTTGAGGAGAGGGAGGGGGCTTACGTGCCCGTGGAGGACTTAACATACATACTGCCAAAGCCCATGAGGGACTCAGCCCTAATAGATAGGGTTAGAGGGCTTATACCAGGATGGGAACTCCCTAAAATAGGTATGGTTAAATATCATTTGTCCCAAGGTTATGGGATTGCTCTAGATTACTTCTCAGAAGCATTACATACAATGAGGAAGGAGACCTTAGTAGGTGAAGTTAGTAAGCATATAGAGTTAATGGGAGAGGTGACGATTAGAGATGAGAAGGCGATTAAGAAAATGCTAAGTGCATTCATTAAACTCCTCTTCCCAAACCTAGAATTTGATAAAAGAGAGTTGGATATAGTCACTGGGCATGTAGTAGAACTAAGACAGAGAATCAGAGATTGGATGCATAAGTTGTCTCCCTCAGAATTTCAAAGAGAGGAATTATCATATATTGTGAAAGGATAA
- a CDS encoding SAM hydrolase/SAM-dependent halogenase family protein: MRVITLLTDFGNGDYFVASMKGVILGINPNVTIIDITHDVPSFNIRKAAFILWATYRYFPRGSVHVAVVDPGVGTSRRAIAVMSRNYYFIGPDNGVLTMAAEDDGVLEVREISNRGVMLSDVSSTFHGRDVFAPAAAYLGLIDFKDYGPLVSDYVKLTMPKPVERNGVIEAQVVYVDKFGNVYTSVRRGMFNINYGDYITVNVKGRGIRLGVNRSYGYVNKGEALALFNSMGFLELAINGGSFSSEYGLSEGDVIQIVR; encoded by the coding sequence ATGCGTGTAATAACCCTACTCACTGACTTCGGTAATGGGGATTACTTCGTGGCATCAATGAAGGGGGTTATACTGGGTATTAACCCTAACGTAACCATAATTGATATAACGCATGATGTACCATCCTTCAACATACGTAAGGCAGCATTCATACTATGGGCAACCTACAGATACTTCCCAAGGGGTAGTGTTCACGTTGCCGTCGTTGATCCGGGTGTTGGAACCAGTAGGAGGGCTATTGCAGTAATGAGTAGGAATTACTACTTCATAGGCCCGGATAACGGTGTCTTAACCATGGCTGCTGAGGATGATGGTGTATTGGAGGTTAGGGAGATAAGTAATAGGGGGGTTATGTTGAGTGATGTTTCATCAACATTCCACGGTAGGGATGTGTTTGCACCCGCGGCGGCTTACCTTGGTTTAATTGATTTTAAGGATTATGGACCATTAGTGAGTGATTACGTTAAGTTAACCATGCCTAAGCCCGTTGAGAGGAATGGTGTAATTGAGGCCCAGGTGGTTTACGTGGATAAGTTCGGTAACGTCTACACCAGTGTTAGGAGGGGTATGTTTAACATAAATTATGGCGACTACATTACGGTTAACGTTAAGGGTAGGGGGATTAGGCTTGGGGTTAATAGGTCCTACGGGTACGTTAACAAGGGTGAGGCCCTCGCCCTCTTTAATAGTATGGGTTTCCTAGAATTGGCGATTAATGGGGGGAGTTTCTCCAGTGAGTATGGGTTAAGTGAGGGTGATGTTATTCAGATTGTTCGCTAG
- a CDS encoding MGMT family protein has protein sequence MKNSDQLWRLGKSDLGLLVHRDFKGLVDKTTIIRISSFLRKFSNINITDYVEPDPLTVVRMAKIPNDNLGLVMLAILAIPRGFVASYSDLAELLNMTPRLIGLFASKNPMPVLIPCHRVINRDGTIGGYSAWHRDGKGIKAMLLSMENVRVNGIKVSKDNFVDSSELKDNFYRIYNYYHSLMSEYSSSEQSE, from the coding sequence GTGAAGAATAGCGATCAACTATGGAGGCTGGGTAAGAGTGACCTAGGGCTCTTGGTTCACAGGGATTTCAAGGGATTGGTGGATAAGACCACGATAATTAGAATCAGTTCATTTCTACGCAAGTTCAGTAACATCAACATTACTGATTACGTTGAACCAGACCCATTAACTGTGGTTAGGATGGCTAAGATACCTAATGATAATTTAGGCCTAGTTATGCTTGCAATACTAGCCATACCGAGGGGTTTCGTAGCCTCCTACAGTGACTTAGCTGAATTACTCAACATGACCCCACGCCTAATAGGCCTATTCGCCTCAAAGAACCCTATGCCCGTCCTTATCCCATGCCATAGGGTTATTAACAGGGATGGCACAATAGGCGGGTACAGTGCGTGGCATAGGGATGGTAAGGGTATTAAGGCGATGCTTTTAAGCATGGAGAACGTGAGGGTTAATGGTATTAAGGTTAGTAAGGATAACTTCGTGGACTCCAGTGAACTTAAGGATAACTTCTACAGAATATACAACTACTACCACTCATTAATGAGTGAGTACAGCTCTAGCGAACAATCTGAATAA
- a CDS encoding MoaD/ThiS family protein: protein MVEECRVKVKFAGVLVTFAGSETIDVGVKCGSTLRDLLRQLASVNPRLKRRLIEDDGLWPGVYVAINDTDIRLLNGLDTRLNNGDVVLFLSYIHGG from the coding sequence ATGGTGGAGGAATGCAGGGTTAAGGTTAAGTTCGCCGGTGTACTTGTTACATTTGCCGGTTCGGAAACCATTGATGTGGGTGTGAAATGCGGTTCAACGCTTAGGGATTTGCTTAGGCAATTAGCCAGTGTGAACCCTAGGTTGAAGAGGAGGCTTATTGAGGATGATGGACTCTGGCCAGGTGTCTACGTAGCCATTAATGACACTGACATTAGGCTGCTTAATGGACTCGACACTAGGTTGAATAACGGTGACGTAGTACTCTTCCTATCCTATATTCATGGAGGTTAA
- a CDS encoding 2-oxoacid:ferredoxin oxidoreductase subunit alpha, translating to MTVKLTWMIGGAQGSGVDTSASIFGNAVARAGYYIYGNREYHSNIKGRHSYFNLTISDVKVNSLSDEVNILATFDAETVFQHFTEVKDYIIYDKALEGTKISAVQSMEPERAEKIEKILTSSGYGTTIKDALNYAASKGVKIIPVDYGKIISEVASELKLPVSVVERARNLIASAVSLRLLGIKLDYLRAALRVFFRNELYVKMNERASEKSYDLVQPAYNLAEIPVKGHRVQLDGNTAVAIGKIAGGLRVQTYYPITPAADESMFIEDNEVVDVIDPETKELRKAGVLVFQSEDELSAVNMAIGAALTGARAATATSGPGFSLMAEGIGWAGMNEAPVVITYYMRGAPSTGMPTRGQQADLLFAVNVSHGEFPRIVIASGDHVEAFWDAIWALNLAERYQTPVIHLVDKFLANSYSIIDEEELDYRNKKIIDRGKLMLKEVDDYKRFEFTDDGISPRIPLGYAVMHYTGDEHNEYGIITEESENRIRMYEKRLKKLETADKEIPEEQRLRVYGDESDIAVVTWGSPKGPAVDALQELKSEGVNIQVIQVRMFNPYPRNLIRKLLEGKRMIIALEANYTAQAAQLMKLNTGIEPTHYVLKWNGRPITRTEVKWAIKHILSTNEKKVVLNGGA from the coding sequence ATGACGGTTAAATTAACGTGGATGATAGGTGGAGCCCAGGGAAGTGGTGTTGACACATCAGCAAGCATATTCGGTAACGCGGTGGCTAGGGCTGGATACTACATTTACGGTAATAGGGAGTATCACTCAAACATTAAGGGTAGGCACAGTTACTTCAACCTAACGATAAGTGACGTTAAAGTTAATAGCCTATCCGACGAGGTAAATATATTAGCCACCTTCGATGCCGAGACTGTTTTCCAACACTTCACTGAGGTTAAGGACTACATAATATACGATAAGGCCCTTGAGGGCACTAAGATAAGTGCAGTGCAGAGTATGGAGCCTGAGAGGGCTGAGAAGATTGAGAAGATCCTAACCTCAAGCGGCTACGGCACAACAATAAAGGATGCCTTAAACTACGCAGCCAGTAAGGGTGTTAAGATTATTCCAGTTGATTACGGTAAGATAATAAGCGAGGTAGCCAGTGAATTAAAGCTCCCAGTATCCGTTGTGGAGAGGGCTAGGAACCTAATAGCCTCAGCAGTATCATTAAGACTACTCGGCATCAAGCTGGATTACCTAAGGGCTGCCTTAAGGGTCTTCTTCAGGAATGAACTCTACGTTAAGATGAATGAGAGGGCCTCAGAGAAGAGTTACGACCTTGTTCAACCAGCCTATAACCTAGCTGAAATACCAGTTAAGGGACATAGGGTTCAATTAGACGGTAACACGGCTGTAGCCATCGGTAAGATTGCAGGTGGCTTAAGGGTGCAGACCTACTACCCAATAACCCCCGCCGCTGATGAAAGCATGTTCATTGAGGATAATGAGGTTGTGGACGTCATTGACCCTGAAACCAAGGAATTACGTAAGGCAGGTGTCCTTGTTTTTCAATCAGAGGATGAGTTATCCGCAGTTAACATGGCCATTGGAGCAGCCTTAACAGGGGCCAGGGCAGCAACAGCAACCTCTGGGCCGGGATTCTCACTAATGGCTGAGGGTATTGGTTGGGCCGGTATGAATGAGGCGCCAGTGGTTATAACATACTACATGAGGGGTGCCCCATCCACCGGCATGCCAACCAGGGGCCAGCAGGCTGACCTATTATTCGCAGTTAATGTTAGTCACGGTGAATTCCCAAGGATAGTTATAGCCTCAGGGGACCACGTGGAGGCCTTCTGGGACGCAATATGGGCACTTAACCTAGCTGAACGCTACCAAACCCCAGTAATACACCTTGTTGATAAGTTCCTGGCTAACTCATACTCAATAATTGATGAGGAGGAGTTAGATTACAGGAATAAGAAGATTATTGATAGGGGTAAGTTAATGCTCAAGGAGGTTGATGACTATAAGAGATTCGAGTTCACTGATGATGGCATATCACCGAGGATTCCATTAGGCTACGCAGTAATGCACTACACTGGTGATGAGCATAATGAGTACGGTATAATAACTGAGGAGAGTGAGAATAGGATTAGGATGTATGAGAAGAGGCTTAAGAAGCTTGAAACCGCTGATAAGGAGATTCCGGAGGAGCAGAGGCTTAGGGTTTACGGTGATGAATCCGACATTGCAGTGGTTACATGGGGTTCACCAAAGGGTCCAGCGGTGGATGCATTACAGGAATTAAAGAGTGAGGGCGTTAATATTCAAGTTATTCAAGTTAGGATGTTTAACCCATACCCAAGGAACCTAATTAGGAAGCTTCTTGAGGGTAAGAGGATGATAATTGCCCTTGAGGCCAACTACACGGCTCAAGCGGCTCAGTTAATGAAGCTTAACACTGGTATTGAACCAACCCACTACGTGCTTAAGTGGAATGGTAGACCAATAACTAGGACCGAGGTTAAGTGGGCTATTAAACACATTCTAAGCACAAATGAGAAGAAGGTGGTCCTAAATGGCGGTGCTTAA